A genomic region of Kribbella sp. NBC_00382 contains the following coding sequences:
- a CDS encoding sialate O-acetylesterase — protein sequence MPRRVNAGSIVTIATTLIATTATLQAVVAPAAATFSGQAAATSCDTAAVGFTPVLQLDIPQQAGWLNETPPYSLDRTAEIGPNFDRVGYCVELNGPDGPQWVWTAMEPFSTEARRIGLATRPGELVRQRVSDLDVQSNVPSVTSGTGQTGYLEMWPNQYQESASTQVSNASPITFDVDDNPTSPLGYGSFQVAQIGPTRPSNLAAKQVFAINTFTESDNSTLSLGIGTNAAGQPDWTFANNANRYSQRRFTAYVRTAVVALSESPQDRQLIPRDAKGGSTVPVAGRVTDPRVRRVQLRVSSKGHTDTYSSTGSTFRFTPRIKAGLQEYSFEVRATGPGLDRVVARRDSVVSGDVYVVQGQSNSEAAKYNGAANVEESPYLRSYGSPTSDASISGADRVWHYATGDVTNQSGSIGQWAIRMGRRIVDTYKVPVALINGAHGGQPISFFQRNDANPDDVNTNYGRLRQRLTGAGVIGQVRGVLWYQGESDNDNAPVHVAGFTALLQDWRSDFGTAARYYVYQVRTSPCGNTTAMSLREAQRELGDTAGVTVLSTNGLSGHDGCHYAYLGGYRDMGDHTFAVLARDLYGGPTVGVAPPNPSRVSASGSQLVVQLRSTDALAVDAGVAADFRVDGAAVSITSVAYEAGGKLVVTLTGPAAGVTALTYQGHNGAGPWITNATGTGLLAFTLPVT from the coding sequence ATGCCTCGACGCGTCAACGCCGGCTCGATCGTCACCATCGCCACCACCCTGATCGCCACCACTGCCACCCTGCAGGCGGTGGTCGCACCGGCAGCCGCGACCTTCTCCGGGCAAGCGGCCGCAACCAGCTGCGACACCGCCGCGGTGGGGTTCACGCCGGTCCTGCAACTGGACATCCCACAGCAGGCCGGCTGGCTCAACGAGACCCCGCCGTACAGCCTCGACCGGACCGCCGAGATCGGCCCGAACTTCGACCGGGTCGGGTACTGCGTAGAGCTGAACGGGCCGGACGGACCGCAATGGGTATGGACGGCGATGGAGCCCTTCTCCACCGAGGCGCGACGGATCGGCCTGGCGACGAGGCCTGGTGAACTCGTCCGGCAGCGGGTCAGCGACCTCGACGTCCAGTCCAACGTGCCGAGCGTGACGAGCGGGACCGGCCAGACCGGCTACCTGGAGATGTGGCCGAACCAGTACCAGGAGAGCGCCAGCACACAGGTGTCGAACGCATCGCCGATCACCTTCGACGTCGATGACAACCCGACCTCGCCGCTCGGCTACGGCTCGTTCCAGGTCGCGCAGATCGGCCCCACCCGGCCGTCGAACCTGGCTGCCAAGCAGGTCTTCGCGATCAACACGTTCACCGAGTCGGACAACAGCACGCTGTCCCTCGGCATCGGCACCAACGCTGCAGGCCAGCCGGACTGGACCTTCGCCAACAACGCGAACCGCTACTCCCAACGCAGGTTCACCGCCTACGTCCGTACTGCGGTAGTCGCACTCAGCGAGTCGCCGCAGGACCGGCAGCTGATCCCCCGCGACGCCAAGGGCGGCTCGACGGTACCGGTAGCCGGGCGGGTCACCGACCCCCGAGTACGCCGGGTGCAGCTGCGGGTGAGCAGCAAGGGCCACACCGACACATATAGCTCGACTGGGAGCACCTTCCGCTTCACCCCGAGGATCAAGGCCGGCCTGCAGGAGTACAGCTTCGAGGTACGCGCCACTGGTCCAGGACTCGACCGGGTAGTGGCTCGCCGCGACAGCGTGGTGTCCGGCGACGTCTACGTGGTGCAGGGGCAGTCGAACTCGGAGGCGGCGAAGTACAACGGCGCAGCCAACGTGGAGGAGTCGCCGTATTTGCGTAGCTACGGCTCACCGACCTCGGACGCCAGCATCTCCGGGGCTGACCGGGTCTGGCACTACGCGACCGGCGACGTGACCAACCAGTCCGGCTCGATCGGGCAGTGGGCGATCCGGATGGGCCGGCGCATCGTCGACACCTACAAGGTGCCGGTGGCGCTCATCAACGGAGCACACGGCGGCCAGCCGATCAGCTTCTTCCAGCGCAACGACGCGAACCCCGATGACGTGAACACCAACTACGGGAGGCTTCGGCAGCGACTGACCGGCGCCGGCGTGATCGGCCAGGTCCGGGGTGTGCTCTGGTACCAGGGCGAGTCGGACAACGACAACGCTCCGGTGCATGTCGCTGGGTTCACCGCATTGCTGCAGGACTGGCGGTCCGACTTCGGGACGGCTGCTCGATACTACGTCTACCAAGTGCGCACCTCGCCTTGCGGCAACACGACTGCGATGAGTTTGCGTGAAGCTCAGCGGGAGCTTGGCGACACCGCCGGGGTCACAGTGCTCTCCACCAATGGGTTGTCGGGGCATGACGGGTGCCACTACGCGTACCTGGGCGGGTATCGCGACATGGGCGACCACACGTTCGCAGTGCTGGCCAGGGATCTTTACGGTGGGCCGACTGTTGGGGTGGCACCGCCTAACCCTTCCCGCGTTAGTGCTAGCGGGTCGCAACTCGTAGTACAGCTTCGGTCGACTGATGCGCTGGCTGTTGATGCTGGTGTGGCTGCTGACTTCCGGGTGGATGGTGCTGCGGTCAGCATCACTTCGGTCGCCTACGAGGCGGGCGGCAAGCTCGTGGTCACTCTGACCGGGCCGGCGGCGGGTGTGACCGCTCTGACTTACCAGGGGCACAACGGTGCGGGGCCCTGGATCACCAATGCCACTGGGACCGGGCTGCTCGCCTTCACGTTGCCGGTCACCTAG
- a CDS encoding TetR/AcrR family transcriptional regulator, whose protein sequence is MAELTTRAALKREQILDAALEAFLENGYVGASMDQVAATASVSKQTVYKQFADKEHLFRALIVAISDRVEDPFAEIGREVAEADDIDQAVRRLADAFVGGIMTESVQQMRRLVIAEAVRFPDLGEEYWNRGFGRVLPTLADCLARLAERGLLSIKDPTIAANHLAGLLLWIPSNRVMFFGRMDANSPEELAHFAEAGVEAFLAAYKAK, encoded by the coding sequence ATGGCAGAACTCACCACTCGCGCGGCGCTCAAGCGTGAGCAGATCCTGGACGCCGCGCTCGAGGCGTTCCTGGAGAACGGCTACGTCGGCGCGAGCATGGACCAGGTCGCGGCCACCGCGTCGGTGTCGAAGCAGACCGTCTACAAGCAGTTCGCCGACAAGGAACACCTGTTCCGGGCCCTGATCGTCGCGATCAGCGACCGGGTCGAGGACCCGTTCGCCGAGATCGGCCGCGAGGTCGCCGAGGCCGACGACATCGACCAAGCCGTACGCCGGCTCGCGGACGCCTTCGTCGGCGGGATCATGACCGAGTCGGTCCAGCAGATGCGCCGGCTGGTGATCGCCGAGGCGGTCCGCTTCCCCGACCTCGGCGAGGAGTACTGGAACCGTGGCTTCGGCCGCGTGCTCCCGACGCTTGCCGACTGCCTGGCCAGGCTCGCTGAGCGCGGCCTGCTCAGCATCAAGGACCCGACGATCGCCGCCAACCACCTGGCCGGTCTGCTGCTGTGGATCCCGAGCAACCGGGTGATGTTCTTCGGCCGGATGGATGCCAACTCACCCGAGGAGCTCGCCCACTTCGCCGAGGCGGGCGTCGAGGCGTTCCTCGCGGCATACAAGGCGAAGTAG
- a CDS encoding alpha/beta fold hydrolase, whose amino-acid sequence MSTVRLSDGTELGYSQVGSGPAVILVDGATAFRAFNPTSGQIAELLSGSFTVYTYDRRGRGESGWNDASTTPVDDELADLAAIIDAAGGSAAVWGISSGGILALEAARAGLPITKLAVYEPPFIVSDVRPPLPDDYVAQLQTAVAEGRRDDAAKIFLTKAVGMPEEYLGGITESPFWPTMLEIAHTIANDGAIVGKTMSGDPSTLDRYAGIAVETLVAYGDATDASIIEGDQLLAKVLPTATLEVLPGQTHDVAADVIAPVLQRFFS is encoded by the coding sequence ATGTCCACAGTTCGTTTGTCCGACGGCACCGAGCTCGGCTACTCGCAGGTGGGCTCCGGCCCGGCCGTGATCCTGGTCGACGGCGCCACCGCCTTCCGCGCCTTCAACCCGACCTCGGGCCAGATCGCCGAGTTGCTGTCCGGCTCGTTCACCGTCTACACCTACGACCGCCGCGGCCGGGGCGAGAGCGGCTGGAACGACGCCTCGACCACGCCCGTCGACGACGAGCTCGCCGATCTCGCCGCGATCATCGACGCGGCCGGCGGATCCGCCGCTGTCTGGGGCATCTCTTCGGGCGGGATCCTTGCCCTGGAGGCCGCCCGCGCCGGCCTGCCGATCACCAAGCTGGCCGTCTACGAGCCGCCGTTCATCGTCTCCGACGTCCGCCCGCCGCTGCCGGACGACTACGTCGCGCAGCTGCAGACCGCGGTCGCCGAGGGCCGCCGGGACGACGCCGCGAAGATCTTCCTGACCAAGGCGGTCGGCATGCCCGAGGAGTACCTCGGCGGCATCACCGAGAGCCCGTTCTGGCCGACCATGCTGGAGATCGCGCACACCATCGCCAACGACGGCGCCATCGTCGGCAAGACGATGTCAGGCGACCCCTCCACGCTCGACCGGTACGCCGGGATCGCGGTGGAGACCTTGGTCGCGTACGGGGACGCCACCGACGCCTCCATCATCGAGGGCGACCAGTTGCTCGCCAAGGTGCTGCCGACCGCGACTCTCGAAGTACTGCCCGGTCAGACCCACGACGTCGCCGCCGACGTGATCGCCCCCGTGCTGCAACGGTTCTTCAGCTGA
- a CDS encoding serine/threonine-protein kinase, with the protein MSGTGGQPSTPTEVLEERIGPYRLIRRLGQGGMGVVYLAEGPEHKEVALKVLRAHVAHDPTARARLQREATTLQKVNHPGVAGILDHDLHSDRPYLVTRFVPGRPMDEQVDERGPLTPQRWLPVAGCLAESLQAIHQVGVIHRDLKPGNVMMFNGKPVMIDFGIAQATDDLRLTQTGLVIGTPGYLAPELIEGEMVSESADWWGWAATVAYAATGRRPFGKGPFEVVLHRVHSGQADLEGLDPRLKPLLAAALSPDRRDRPTQTEIMAGLNRYAEGRDALIPNPHTAAEASPKTVLVNPPTALMTRVMPEDEASAAATADASAAGNHNPADVAQLVPPVIPPLSAFAPARDMLRDVAAKQKAKKAAGGAAGLGAGAAVAGAPLHPATYSPTPSAAAPAALPVNYQGYPPQAYQPQYPVQPQYPTQPQYQPQYQPQPQQQPQPQAYRGQEVARRDTAVPVARADVPASGDQQVARSVLVVGLLLALSALIAYTPGFGVLVAALLIALARTVDRGSTAIMRRRQVRGGRGKSDGLVAVAASPMHLLAAALITVFCLILPVIMGFIVGGIVTAGAANDHGLQWVPLSAVGFGAGGIAGLLTAWWGPGGTSLRRGSKITLRKAFRPAWLSLLIAAILIGAAALTFKDAAAGNGASWARQPISAPQLPDRPGLGDIGDWPIIRHLPVIGNG; encoded by the coding sequence ATGTCAGGTACAGGGGGACAGCCTTCGACACCCACGGAGGTGTTGGAGGAGCGGATCGGGCCGTACCGGTTGATCCGGCGACTCGGGCAGGGCGGCATGGGCGTCGTCTACCTGGCGGAAGGGCCTGAACACAAAGAGGTAGCGCTCAAGGTGCTGCGCGCGCACGTCGCGCATGACCCGACCGCACGGGCCCGGTTGCAGCGCGAAGCGACGACGCTGCAGAAGGTGAACCACCCTGGGGTCGCTGGGATCCTCGACCACGACCTGCACAGCGACCGGCCGTACCTGGTGACGCGGTTCGTTCCGGGGCGACCCATGGACGAGCAGGTGGACGAGCGGGGGCCGCTGACCCCGCAGCGCTGGCTACCGGTGGCCGGTTGCCTGGCCGAGTCACTGCAGGCGATTCACCAGGTGGGGGTCATCCACCGCGACCTCAAGCCCGGCAACGTGATGATGTTCAACGGCAAGCCGGTGATGATCGACTTCGGTATCGCCCAGGCCACCGACGACCTCCGCCTCACCCAGACCGGCCTGGTGATCGGTACGCCGGGCTACCTCGCCCCGGAACTCATCGAAGGCGAGATGGTCTCCGAGTCGGCCGACTGGTGGGGTTGGGCGGCCACTGTCGCCTACGCGGCTACCGGTCGCCGCCCGTTCGGCAAGGGCCCCTTCGAGGTGGTCCTGCACCGAGTCCACTCCGGCCAGGCAGACCTGGAAGGCCTGGACCCCCGCCTCAAGCCTCTCCTCGCCGCGGCCCTCTCCCCCGACCGCCGGGACCGCCCCACCCAGACGGAGATCATGGCCGGCCTCAACCGCTACGCCGAAGGCCGCGATGCCCTGATCCCCAACCCCCACACGGCCGCCGAGGCATCCCCCAAGACGGTGCTCGTCAATCCGCCCACTGCGCTGATGACCCGCGTGATGCCGGAAGACGAAGCCTCAGCCGCAGCTACTGCGGACGCCTCGGCCGCGGGCAACCACAACCCTGCTGACGTCGCACAGCTGGTACCACCTGTGATCCCGCCGCTCTCCGCCTTCGCGCCGGCCCGCGACATGCTCCGCGATGTAGCCGCGAAGCAGAAGGCCAAGAAGGCCGCAGGTGGTGCTGCTGGTCTCGGGGCTGGTGCTGCAGTTGCTGGCGCACCTCTTCATCCGGCCACCTACAGCCCTACCCCTAGCGCCGCGGCGCCTGCTGCGTTGCCTGTGAACTACCAGGGCTACCCGCCTCAGGCGTACCAACCGCAGTACCCAGTGCAGCCTCAGTACCCGACGCAGCCGCAGTATCAGCCTCAGTACCAGCCGCAACCTCAACAGCAGCCCCAGCCTCAGGCTTATCGGGGGCAGGAAGTTGCTCGGCGGGACACTGCGGTGCCGGTGGCTCGGGCCGATGTGCCGGCGTCTGGTGACCAGCAGGTGGCTCGTTCTGTGCTGGTGGTCGGGCTCCTGCTGGCGTTGAGCGCGTTGATCGCCTACACGCCGGGCTTCGGGGTGCTGGTGGCCGCGCTGCTCATTGCCCTGGCTCGGACGGTCGATCGCGGCAGTACGGCGATCATGCGCCGCCGTCAGGTCCGCGGGGGTCGTGGCAAGTCCGATGGGCTGGTGGCAGTCGCGGCTAGCCCGATGCATCTGCTGGCGGCCGCTCTGATCACCGTGTTCTGCCTGATCCTGCCGGTCATCATGGGCTTCATCGTCGGCGGCATCGTCACCGCCGGCGCCGCCAACGACCACGGCCTCCAATGGGTGCCGCTGTCCGCGGTCGGCTTCGGCGCGGGTGGCATCGCCGGTCTCCTCACCGCCTGGTGGGGACCTGGCGGTACTTCCCTGCGGCGCGGCTCCAAGATCACCCTGCGCAAGGCCTTCCGCCCCGCCTGGCTGAGCCTGCTCATCGCCGCCATCCTCATCGGTGCGGCGGCACTCACCTTCAAGGACGCAGCGGCGGGCAACGGCGCCAGCTGGGCCCGCCAGCCGATCTCGGCCCCTCAGCTACCCGACCGGCCGGGCCTCGGCGACATCGGCGACTGGCCGATCATCAGGCACCTGCCGGTCATCGGCAACGGCTGA
- a CDS encoding adenylosuccinate synthase codes for MPAIVLVGAQWGDEGKGKATDLLGNTGAEIDYVVKFNGGNNAGHTVVIGDEKYALHLLPSGILTPGVTPVIGNGVVVDLSVLFEELDALQVRGVDTSRLLISANAHLIPPYNRTLDKVAERFLGSRKIGTTGRGIGPTYADKMNRIGIRVQDLYDEKILEQKVTGALEQKNQLLVKVYNRRAVEIAEVMDELLGYAERLRPMVADTPLLLGRALDEGKTVLMEAGQATLLDVDHGTYPFVTSSNAISAGACTGSGIPPTRIDRVMAVVKAYTTRVGEGPFPTELLDADGEWLRQQGFEFGTTTGRPRRCGWYDAVIARYAARINGVTDFVLTKLDTLTGREKIPVCVAYEVNGVRYDEMPMTQTDFHHATPVYEEYDGWSEDITGCRTFDDLPKNAQTYVKAVEALSGAPISAVGVGPERSQMVILDNRF; via the coding sequence ATGCCCGCAATCGTGCTCGTCGGCGCCCAGTGGGGCGATGAGGGCAAAGGCAAGGCAACCGATCTGCTCGGCAACACCGGGGCGGAGATCGACTACGTGGTCAAGTTCAACGGCGGCAACAACGCCGGCCACACGGTCGTGATCGGGGACGAGAAGTACGCCCTGCACCTGCTCCCGAGCGGAATCCTGACCCCGGGTGTGACCCCGGTGATCGGCAACGGGGTGGTGGTCGACCTCAGCGTGCTGTTCGAGGAGCTCGACGCGCTCCAGGTCCGGGGTGTGGACACCTCCCGGCTGCTGATCAGCGCGAACGCGCACCTGATCCCGCCGTACAACCGGACCCTGGACAAGGTCGCCGAGCGCTTCCTCGGCAGCCGGAAGATCGGTACCACCGGGCGCGGCATCGGCCCGACGTACGCCGACAAGATGAACCGGATCGGCATCCGGGTCCAGGACCTGTACGACGAGAAGATCCTCGAGCAGAAGGTCACTGGCGCGCTGGAGCAGAAGAACCAGCTGCTGGTGAAGGTCTACAACCGGCGCGCGGTGGAGATCGCCGAGGTGATGGACGAGTTGCTCGGGTACGCCGAGCGCCTGCGCCCGATGGTCGCGGACACTCCGCTGCTGCTCGGCCGCGCCCTCGACGAGGGCAAGACGGTCCTGATGGAGGCCGGCCAGGCGACCCTGCTCGACGTCGACCACGGCACCTATCCGTTCGTCACGTCGTCCAACGCGATCTCGGCCGGCGCCTGCACGGGCTCGGGCATCCCGCCGACCCGGATCGACCGCGTGATGGCCGTCGTGAAGGCGTACACGACCCGCGTCGGCGAGGGGCCGTTCCCGACCGAGCTGCTGGATGCCGATGGCGAGTGGCTGCGGCAGCAAGGCTTCGAGTTCGGTACCACGACCGGCCGGCCGCGGCGCTGTGGCTGGTACGACGCGGTCATCGCCCGGTACGCCGCGCGCATCAACGGCGTCACCGACTTCGTCCTCACCAAGCTGGACACGTTGACCGGCCGGGAGAAGATCCCGGTCTGCGTCGCGTACGAGGTGAACGGCGTCCGGTACGACGAGATGCCGATGACGCAGACCGACTTCCACCACGCGACCCCGGTCTACGAGGAGTACGACGGCTGGAGCGAGGACATCACGGGCTGCCGGACCTTCGACGACCTGCCGAAGAACGCGCAGACCTACGTGAAGGCGGTCGAGGCGCTCAGCGGCGCCCCGATCTCCGCGGTCGGCGTCGGCCCGGAGCGCTCCCAGATGGTCATCCTGGACAACCGCTTCTGA
- a CDS encoding VOC family protein, with amino-acid sequence MTTNNVNPVPPGYHSLTPYLAVSDGPKAIEFYTDVFGAEVVSRQDLPDGRLGQAELRFGDSMLQLSNEMPQIGLQAPTGEWVHSSLVHYVPDVDATFTKAIEAGARQVEAVQTFMTGDRFGTVIDPFGHRWAIMTKVEDVSPEEADRRIKEWLASNPEGLDAD; translated from the coding sequence CCGTCCCGCCCGGCTACCACTCGCTCACCCCGTACCTGGCCGTGTCCGACGGGCCGAAGGCGATCGAGTTCTACACGGACGTGTTCGGGGCGGAGGTGGTCAGCCGGCAGGACCTGCCCGACGGGCGGCTCGGCCAGGCGGAGCTGAGGTTCGGCGACTCGATGCTGCAGCTGAGCAACGAGATGCCGCAGATCGGGCTGCAGGCTCCCACCGGCGAGTGGGTGCACTCGTCGCTGGTGCACTACGTGCCGGATGTGGACGCGACCTTCACGAAGGCGATCGAGGCCGGCGCGCGGCAGGTGGAGGCGGTCCAGACGTTCATGACCGGGGACCGGTTCGGCACGGTGATCGATCCGTTCGGGCACCGCTGGGCGATCATGACCAAGGTCGAGGACGTCTCCCCGGAGGAGGCCGACCGGCGGATCAAGGAGTGGCTCGCGTCCAACCCGGAGGGCCTCGACGCGGATTGA